A genomic segment from Conger conger chromosome 2, fConCon1.1, whole genome shotgun sequence encodes:
- the LOC133122270 gene encoding rho GDP-dissociation inhibitor 2-like, with protein MLGLDVCELGGQILELLWLTVCYKDIIADKEVEKYIYEEDETDLNYQPPAQKSLEEIQNLDKDDDSLNKYKQTLLGAGTALTDLSVPNIQVTRLTLVCDHALGPITMNLSGDLEALKKQNFTIKEGVEYRVKIHFKVNREIVSALRYVHLTHRKGVRVDKAVYMVGSYAPQEEEYEFLTPIEEAPKGMVVRGTYHIKSYFTDDDKTNHLFWEWNLQIKKDWDD; from the exons ATGTTAGGCTTGGATGTATGTGAGTTGGGTGGCCAAATCCTTGAGCTGCTTTGGCTGACAGTTTGCTACAAAG ACATCATTGCTGACAAAGAGGTGGAGAAGTACATTTATGAGGAGGACGAGACTGATCTTAATTATCAGCCACCGGCACAAAAGTCTCTAGAAGAGATTCAGAACCTGGACAAGGATGATGACAGTCTGAATAAGTACAAGCAAACTCTGCTGGGGGCTGGAACTGCTTTGACTG ATCTTTCTGTCCCAAATATTCAGGTGACAAGGCTGACTCTTGTGTGTGACCATGCACTTGGACCCATCACAATGAACCTCTCAG GTGACCTCGAGGCTTTGAAGAAACAAAATTTCACCATTAAAGAAGGTGTGGAATACAGGGTGAAGATTCACTTTAAG GTCAACAGAGAAATTGTGTCTGCTCTGAGATATGTGCATCTGACTCACAGGAAGGGTGTGAGAG TGGACAAGGCTGTGTACATGGTGGGAAGCTATGCACCACAGGAAGAGGAGTATGAGTTCCTCACTCCTATAGAGGAGGCCCCCAAAGGCATGGTTGTTAGAGGCACTTACCACATCAAGTCTTACTTCACAGATGATGACAAAACCAATCACTTGTTCTGGGAGTGGAATCTGCAGATCAAGAAGGACTGGGATGACTAG